GCAGTAGATGATAATAATAATGGAAATTCAAATTTAGTATCTTTGCCTGATTTCACTCAAATCATAGAAAAATTAGACTCTTCTGTAGTTAATATCCGTACAATGACTAATATTAGTGAATTTTTCCATGGTAATAACGATCCATATGAAGTATTTAGGTGGTTTTTTGGTCCAAATATGCCTTCTTTGCCTCATGGTAATAATCAACAGCCTTTAGATGAAAAAACTCCTAAAGGTTTAGGCTCTGGATTTTTTATTTCTAACGATGGCTATATTTTAACTAATAACCATGTTACATCAGATGCTAGTGAAATCCTTGTTACTTTAGCAGACGGTAGAGAGTTTATTGCAAATTTGGTAGGGGCAGATGACAGAACAGATATTGCATTGCTTAAAATTGACGTAAAAAATGTAAATCCTATTCCAATAGGTGATGTTACTAAAGTAAAAAAAGGCCAATGGGTATTAGCTATAGGATCGCCATTTGGTCTTGATTCTACAGTTACTGCAGGCATTGTGAGTGCAATAGGTCGTGATACAGGTGAGTATTTACCTTTTATACAAACTGATGTTGCAGTTAATCCTGGAAATTCCGGTGGTCCTTTATTAAATTTGAAAGGAGAAGTGATTGGAATTAATTCACAGATAGTATCTAGAAGTGGTGGGTTTATGGGTATTTCTTTATCTATACCTATAGATGAAGCAATGAGAGTTGTCCAACATTTAAGAGTTTCAGGTAAAGTTATAAGAGGCCGTATTGGAGTTCAGATATCTGAAGTTAGTAGGCAAGTTGCAGATGGTTTGGGTTTAACTAAAGCTCATGGAGCGTTAGTTACTAATGTTGAAATTTCAGGTCCAGCAGATAAAGCTGGTATTCAAGCTGGTGACGTAGTATTAAAATTTGACAATGAAGAAATAAAAAAATGGTCTGATTTACCACGGATTGTAGGTCAAACAAAACCTGGAAAAATTTCTGAAATTGAAATTTTAAGAAGAGGAAAAAAACTTAATATAAAAGTAAAAATTGGTGAAATTTCCAATGATTCAACCCCTTTAAGTCTTAAATATGCGAAAGTTAATAATAAAATTGGATTAGAAGTTGTAGATCTTTCGCAAGAAATGAAGGATAGTTTACGTATATCCGGTGGAGTATTAGTAAAAAGTGTGAGTGGCCCATCATTAAAAGCAGGATTAAAAGTTAATGATATTTTAATAGCTATCAATGATGAAAATATAAAAGATGTTAGTCATTTTACTAATATTCTTAATAAAACTAATAAAAAAACTTTCTTGTTATTAGTTCGTCGAGGTGATCAGACCCATTGGATGCCAATCAAGCTGTCTGATTAGTTGTTATATACGTGACTTTATTAATTTTTTAATAGTTTTTTTAAAATGAATTTTATACGCAATTTTTCTATTATAGCTCATATAGACCATGGTAAATCAACTCTAGCAGATCGCTTAATAGAGAAATGTGGGGCTCTTGTAGATCGTGAAATGTCTAATCAGGTTCTTGATTCTATGGATATAGAAAAAGAGCGTGGTATTACAATTAAAGCTCAAACAGTTGCTCTCAATTATAAATCACTAGATGGTATTTTATATAAATTTAATATGATTGATACTCCTGGACATGTTGATTTTTCTTATGAAGTAAGTAGATCATTGTCAGCCTGTGAAGGAGCCTTATTAGTTGTAGATGCATCTCAGGGAGTAGAGGCTCAAACTGTAGCTAATTGTTATACTGCAATTGACTTAGGTGTGGAAGTTTTGCCTGTTTTAAATAAAATAGATTTGCCACAAGCAAATCCAGAAAATGCAATTCAAGAAATAGAAGATTTTATTGGATTAGATTCAAGCAATGTTGTTTTAGCTAGTGCCAAAAATGGTGTTGGCATAGAAGAAATTTTAGAGTTAATCGTTGCAAAAGTTCCTGCACCAGTAGGTGATATATCTAAACCTTTGCAAGCTTTGATTATTGACTCTTGGTTTGATAGTTATACAGGAGTAGTTGTTTTAGTAAGAATAGTTAATGGAGTGCTGAAGCCAAAAGATAAAATCTTGTTTATGTCAAACAAAATTAGTCATATGTGTGAACAAGTAGGAGTCTTTACTCCTAAATCAGAGTATAGAGAGTCTTTATCTGCAGGTGAAGTTGGTTTTGTTGTTGCCGGTATAAAAGATCTAAAACATGCTCAAGTAGGTGACACTATTACTTCGTTTGATAATCAGGCTACCAATTCTTTGCCAGGATTTAAAATTGCCCAACCACAAGTATTTGCAGGTTTATATCCAGTTGAAAGTTCTGAATATGAGTTTTTGCGTATTTCTTTAGAAAAATTAAAGTTGAATGATGCTTCTTTAGTTTTTGAGCCAGAAGTATCACAGGCCTTAGGATTTGGATTCAGGTGTGGTTTCTTAGGGCTCTTGCATATGGAAATAGTGCAAGAAAGATTAGAAAGAGAATTTAGTATGAATATCATTACTACAGCTCCTTCTGTAATATATGAAGTTCAAAGAAAGGATGGTAGTATAGAGTCGATAGATAGTCCATCCAAAATTCCAGTGCTAAATTCAATTAGTGAAATTCGTGAACCTATTGTTAAAGTTAGCTTATTTTTGCCTCAAGACTATGTTGGTGCTGTAATGACTCTTTGTAATATGAAAAGAGGTGTTCAGATTGATATGTCTTATCATGGTCGTCAAGTTAATTTGATTTATGAAATACCTCTTGCAGAAATAGTTTTAGATTTTTTTGATCGCCTAAAGTCTATTTCTCGCGGTTATGCCTCTATGGATTATGAGTTATTGGATTATAGAGCAGCTGATGTTGTTAAGGTTGATATCATTATTAATGGAGATTATATAGATGCATTATCAATGATAGTTCATAGATCTGTTGCAAGGTATAGAGCAAGAGAAATTGTTTCGAAAATGAGAGAAATTATTCCAAGACAAATGTATGATGTTGCTATACAAGCTGCAATAGGATCAGAGATTATTGCTCGTGAAAACGTAAAAGCTTTAAGAAAAAATGTTTTAGCTAAATGTTATGGTGGTGACATTAGTCGCAAGAAAAAATTATTAGAAAAACAAAAAACAGGTAAAAAAAGGATGAAAAACATTGGAAGTATAGAAATTCCACAGGAAGCTTTCTTGGCTATTCTAAAAGTAGAAGATAGATAATACAAATGAGTCGTTATTTTTCTATTATTTTATTTTTTTTGTTAGTATTGACAGGTTTTATTTATTTGTTAGATATTTTTATTTTTAGTGCTAAACGTAAAAAAATAAATGATTCATTGAGTATTGTTGATGGAGTTTGTAAAAAAACACCATTATGGATAGAATTTTCTATTGCTCTTTTCCCAATAATTCTAATTGTTTTTTTATTAAGATCATTTTGTTTGGAGCCTTTCAGAATACCATCTGGATCCATGTTGCCAACGTTAAGATCTGGTGATTTTATATTTGTTAATAAATTTATATATGGAATTAAGATACCTATTATAGATTATAAGATAGTATCTGTTTTTGATCCTTCTAGAGGGGATATAATTGTATTTCGTGACCCTTGGTTACATAAATTAGATTATATAAAACGTGTTGTTGGTGTTCCTGGTGATAAGATTGATTATCATAATAAAAAATTGACTATTAATGATAAAGAAATTGTAAGTTTGATGGAAGCTTCTTATTGTGATCAAGGCACTAATTTATTGATTAGTACATATAAAGAATTTATAAGTGAAAAATATCACTATATTGCGTTACAAGATAATGTTTTTAATTTGTTAAAACCTTCTTGGTATTACCCATATTATCATAATTGCAATTATGATAATAATGGATTAACCTGTGTTGTTCCTGCTGGTCATTATTTTGTTATGGGTGATAATAGAGACAATAGTTTTGATAGTCGTTATTGGGGATTTGTTCCAGAAGAAAATATAGTTGGCAAGGCATTTTTCATATGGATGAATTTCAAGAATATTACCAGAATAGGTCTTTTAAAATAGCATGACATTATCTAATTTAGAAAAGAGCCTCCGATATTATTTCAATGATATATCTTTATTAGAGTTAGCATTAACACATCGTAGTTATAGTTCTAATCATAATGAAAGACTAGAATTTCTTGGTGATTCAATATTAAATGCTTCAATAACTATTATATTATTTAATAAATTTATTGATATAGATGAGGGAGTTTTGTCGAGATTAAGAGCTAGTTTAGTTCAACAAAATTCTTTGATAAAAATTGCTAATAAATTAAATATATCTAATTATATAAAGTTGGGAGATGGAGAAATAAAAAGTGGGGGCTCTAGGCGTCCATCTATATTAGCAGACTCTATAGAAGCGATATTCGGAGCTATTTTTCAGGATTCAGGATTTGATATATGCAAAAATATTATAGAGCATCAATATCTTGATTTTATAGAAAACTTAGATTTAAGTAATATGGGTAAAGACGCTAAAAGTTTACTACAAGAATTGTTGCAATCTAAACATATATCATTGCCTTCTTATATAATTGTGAATACTGATGGGTTAGCCCATAATCAAATATTTGAGATAGATTGTATTATCTCAGATTTAAACATTAGAACAAAATCATTTGGTGATACTAGACGTTCAGCAGAACAATTAGCAGCTAAAATGGCACTAGATATGGTTATGAAATCAAATCTTTTTTGTTCAAAAAATAAGAAAAATTATTAGTTAAAAAATGAACAATGAATTAAATAGTTACCGTGCAGGATTTATAGGTATAATTGGCCGTCCAAATGTTGGAAAGTCAACTCTAAACAATGCTTTGTTAGGACATAAGCTTTCTATAGTTTCTAAAAAAGCGCAAACTACTAGACACAGAATAAAAGGAGTTCTGACTAGAAAAGATGCACAATTTATATTTGTAGATACACCAGGCTTCCAATTAAAATATTTAAATCCTTTAAATAGGATGATGAATAGAATAGTATCACAAGAACTATTAGAAGTAGATCTTATTATCCATGTTATTGATTCTGCTAGGTGGTTAGAAGAAGATAGTAGGTTGTTAGAGATAATACCTAGATCGAAAAAAGTGATTCTTATACTTAATAAAATTGATTTGCTTAAAGATAAGAGTGAATTACTACCATTTATATCAAAATTAACAAATATTTACCCTTATGATAGCATAGTTCCTGTTAGTGCTTTAAAAAAACATAATATAGATGCCTTATTAAATGAAATAGCATCTCATTTGCCATTACAAAGAAAAATATTTGATGATGATTATCTAACGGATAGATCTACTTCATTTTTTATTTCTGAATTTTTAAGAGAGAAAATATTTAGATTTGTAGGAAATGAAGTTCCGTATGAGTGTACAACTTTAGTAGAAAAATGGGAAGAAAAGCTTAATATTTTACATTTAAGTGTATGTGTAATAGTCGGTAGTAGCAATCATAGAGCTATTTTGATTGGTCATCGTGGTGAAAATTTAAAACGTATTGCAATTGCCGCAAGATTAGACATTGAAAAATTTTTAGAAAAAAAAGTTTATTTGAATGTATATATAAAAGTGAAGAAAAAATGGTTAAATGATAAGAATTCTTTAATAAGTTTTGGTTATGAATAAAAAAACCCACGTATAAAGGAAGATATTGGTTATATATTACATAGTATTTCTTGGAAGGAAACATCTTTAATAATTAAGGTTTTTTCTCGCGAATATGGTTGTATAAATATGGTAGCTAAGGGGGCTAAAAGGCCTTATTCTCAACTTAGACCAGTTTTATCTAAGTTTACTCCATTATTATTAAGATGGACTGGAAAATCTGAAGTCAAAACTTTGGTAAAAGCTGAATTAAATGGAATAATTTCTTTGCCTGGGAATTTTTTAATATTTGCATGGTATTTAAATGAGTTAATTCTATCTTTTTTGCCAAAAGAAGATTCTCATCCTATTTTATTTGATGCATATAATGATGCATTATTAAAATTTTGTGATAATCACGAAAAAAATAGTAGTTATATTTCTAGTATATTAAGACGTTTTGAGTGGGTTTTACTTAAGGAAACTGGTTATGGTTTTGATCAAGAAGAACCTGATTTTGGTAATGTCTTAGAAAATTCTCTTGTTTATCAAACTATATCTGACCGTATAGAAACTTATTTATATGGAAGAACTTTATATAGTAGAAAAATCTTAAAAGATCTAAAGTGTTTTATTTAAAATAAAGCCCACTATTATTTTAAATAAAAATTATTTGTGGGCTATTACTTATTTTATTCTTTATTATTATTGAAAAAACCTATTATAACTAATAAGTTACTGAATACATTATATATATCCAAATACAGAGCTAATGTTGCGGATATATAATTTGTTTCTCCATTATTTATAATTCTGTGTATATCAATAAGCATAAAAGAAGAAAAAACTATCATTGAGAGCATACATATTGTTAATGTCATAGCACTCATCTGTAGAAAAATATTTGCAATTATAGATAATAGTAATACTACTGCACCTATAGTCATAAATCTTTCTAAACTAGATAAATCTCTTTTCACAGTATGTGCAATAAAATTCATAAAGCAGAAAATTGTAGCAGTTCCACCAAATGCCATTGTTACTATTTTCGAGCCATTATGCATTCCTATTACTATTCCTAATAGCCTTGAAAGCATTATGCCCATAAAAAAAGTAAACAATAGTAAAAATAATATACCAGTAGAATTATTTTTATTTTTCTCTATGCACGACATTAGAAAAAAAGAACCTATAAAAAATATCAAAGTAGATAATCCTGGATTAGATAACATTCCATAATTTATGCCAGAAAGTATTCCGAACATAGACCCTAGAACAGTGGGTATCAGAGATATAGCTAGTAGCAAATAAGTATTTTTCAATACCTTATTATGTTTTAATATATTGTTCTTTGTAGCTATGCTACTGTTATTATCAAATTTAGAGTATTGATAATTATTCATATGCAACTCCTAATTGGTAGTAGTCATTTATTTGTAGAATTTTTTTAAATTGTAACGTTATTGTTCTAATTGAATCTATTTATTATTTTAATTTATTTTAAGTAGAAATCTTAAAAGGTTTTCCCTTTACAATATGGCCATTCTGTTTATAGAATTTCCACTTAAGTCGTGCTTTTGCACGATCATTTTCATCTTCTGATACTATTTCTATAAGATGATCAAATTGATTATAGTGTTGTGGATAATTGTTAGATAAATTCACTATATATGATAAATAATTTTTGTTAGTTTTGTCAATATATTTTAATTCAAATAAATCTTTAGTAGTAATGGTTACTCTCGTATTATTTTTATTACAATCATTACTTATTGAATGTGGTATAAAAGATATATCATCAAAAGACCATAGTAACTTATCTATTTTATGTGCAGTTTCTTTGTCTTCACAAAATACTATAACACTACTTGTCATATAAATTTCTTTAATTATATGACAAGTAGATAATAATTTATTTTTAATATCAAATACAAAATCAATTTGCATTTGATTTATCTAATAAAAATTGTGTAATCAATGCAACTGGTCTTCCAGTAGCACCTTTTTTATTGTCTTTACTCCAAGCTGTACCTGCTATGTCAAGATGAACCCATTTATATTTATCGACAAATTCTGATAAAAAACAGGCAGCAGTTATACATCCTGCAGAATAACCACCAGTATTTTTTATATCTGCAAAGTCGGACTTTAATTGTTTTTTATATATATTATCTAGTGGCATTTCCCATACATAATCTAAAACTTTTTTGCTAGATGAAGATATTAGATCTGTAGTTTCTTTATCGTTAGAGAATAAAGCTGTTCTGATGCCACCTAATGATACAACACATGCTCCTGTTAAAGTTGCCATGTCTATTACTAGACAAGGATCATATTTTTTAGCATAAGTTAGTGCATCACATAATACTAATCTTCCTTCTGCATCTGTATTTATTATCTCTATTGTTTTGCCTGACATGCTTTCTATTACATCACCAGGTTTATTAGCACTTCCACTAGGCATATTTTCACAAGCTGGTATTAGTCCAATAACATTATGATTGATTTTTAGTTTTGCGATTGATTTTATTATTCCTAGAACTGCAGCTGCTCCACACATATCATACTTCATTTCTTCCATTGAAGATGAAGGCTTAAGAGATATTCCTCCAGAATCAAAAGTTATTCCTTTTCCTATAATTATAATTGGCCGTTCTTTTGTTCTATTAGATTGGTATATAATCTCTATAAATTTTAATGGTTCATTAGATCCTTTTGCCACAGACATAAAAGATTTCATGCCGATTTTGCTAATATCTTCAATATTTAATATATTAGTTTTTATAGATGAAAATTCCTGCTCTAATTTTTTAGCTTCATTTGCTAAATAAGTTGGTGTACAAATATTACTAGGTAGATTTCCCAATTGTTTTGCTAAATATATCCCTTCAGATATTGATGTTCCTTCTAATAAACATCTATCTATATCTTTTGAGTTATTATTATTTGTTATAAATACAATTTTTTTTAATTCTATAGTTTTTTCAATATTTTTTATTGTAGCAGTATATTTATAGACAGATCCTTTTGCTGTTATTATGGAATTTTTAATAAACAATATACTTTTTTCTGGATCAGCTTCTAAAGCAATAGTTGAATAACATTCTTTTATTTGATGTTTAATACATGTTTTAAAAAATGATTCTTCAGCTATATTATGTTCTTCTAGTGAATATTTATCATTATCACCAAGGCCTATAATTACAATACTTTTTGCCTTAATATTTGGTATGTTGTATAGAACTATACTATTTCCTAGTTCTGCATTGAAATTATTTAATATTTGCTTTAGGAAATCATTGCTATTTTCATTTATTTCTTTTGCAGACGAAGTTAGAATGTTATTCTTGTATATTCCTATGCCTAATGATTCCGTTTCTATATTTGATATATTTATAGTTTTATTTTCTATATAAATTTCCATATTATGTTTCTCTAGATTATAGTAATTGAACAAATTTAACATATCTTTTGTATTTTTAGAAAATGTCAATTTTTAAAAAATCCTTTTTTTATGAAATAAATAAAAACTTTGCATTTGTTTTGTCGATTTTAATTTTTATTTGGTTCTCTATAATTATTATACGTATATTTAAAGAAAATTTTTTAATAGATTTGTCGATAAATAATATGTTCAAGATGGTATTTCTACATATTATAACTGCATTGCCGATAATAATGACTGTTTCATTATTTATAGCAGTTATAAGAACTATAATGCGTAGTTATAGAGATTCAGAAATGATAGTTTGGATGATTAGTGGTCTGTCTTTGAAAGATGTATATAATCTAGTATTGACTTTTTCCATACCTATTTCATTGATTATTATGATATTTTCTTTGTTTTTATCACCAATTGCGTATAGAAAGATAGAACAAATTCATAGATCTTCTTTAGAAGATTCTAATTTATACAAGGTGTCTCCTGGGAATTTCATGGAGTTTAATAGTGGTAATATAGTATTTTTTGCTGAAAATATAAATAAAAATAATGAATTTAGTAACGTTTTTGTACGATTAATTAATCATAATGAATTTATTTTAGTAACTGCTAAATCTTTAAAAATAGATAAATTATTAGATTGTAATAATTTTTTTGTTATGAAAGGTGTAAGTATTTCAAATATTGGTAGCAATTCTTCTGAAATAACATTTACACATTTTGATGAATACGAAGTCTGTTTGGATGATTTTTATAACACTAATTTCAATTCTAGTTGTTTTATGAGTAATAAAAGGTTTATGAAAGGTTTATCCACAAAAAGACTTTTTTTTGAAAATAGTAACTTATCTTGGTCCTATATAGTAGGGCGTATTTCTATACCTATAGTTGCATTAAATCTGTCATTTTTAGCTATTCCACTAGGTAAAACAAACGCTAGGAATAGATCTATTAATTTTTTTATCGCTGTATTGCTAGCATTAGTATATTTTAGTATTGTTGGTTTATTTCAATTGTTAGTTTTACGAAATTCTATTGGAATTATATTCGGTTTGATTTCACCACATATTATAATTTATTTTTTATACTTAGCATTGGTAAAATCTAGAATATTCATGTAGAAGTTAAATTTTTTATCAATAACATATTCTACGAGATGTTATATATTTTCTTGACCAATATTTACTATTGATATTATCAAATTTTATTTTTTTACCAGTTCTTGGTGCGTGTATAAAGATATCATCTTTTACATAAATACCAACATGTAATTGATTATGATTTGTTTTAAAAAAAACTAGATCTCCAGTTTGTACTCTTCTCTTAGAAACTTGATTTCCAACTTTAATTAGCTTCTTAGTAGTTCTTGGTAGATTTAAATTTAATGATTTTTTTGCACAGTAGTATACTAAACCACTACAGTCAAATCCTTTTTGAGGTGATGATCCTCCATAAACATACTTTTTATTTATTTGTTTTAGCGCCTCTTTTGTAAAAATAATATTTTTTTTACTACTTGTTTGTAAAACAATTTTTTGTGGAATATAGACTTTATTTTGTGGATTTTCTTGTATGCAGCAAGAAGATGCATTAATGCAAATTATTAATATAAATATTTTCTTAATTATGGTTCTTATGCTAGAAATATTCAAAATAGTGTAGTCTATCAAAACTCTAATAGTAGAATAAATATATGTTATATAAATAAAACCTGCTATGGTACATGATATTGGGATAATTGTTTATTATCAAGCTTCTTGGTTAGCAAAGTATTCTATTTTTTGATATGTTAGTGGTTGATGTCAACTTTGTTATTATTTAAATAATTAATATTTTAATATTTTAATATTTTATAGGTAGTCTTTTAATGAAAACTAAAATTATTTTGAGTAGTTGTGAGGTAAAAAAAATTATATCTGCAGCAGAAAATTATGCTGTTAAAAATAATTTTAAAGTTACAATTGCTGTCGTAGATGATGGAGGTCATTTGCTTGGAATGTCTAGAATGGATGATGCTCCAGCAATATCATCTTATATTGCTCCAGCAAAGGCAAAAACTTCAGCTCTTGCTAGACGTGATTCTAAAGTATATGAAGACATTATAAACAATGGTCGTTATTCATTTCTTTCTGCTCCTAATTTAGAGGGTATGTTGGAAGGTGGCGTGCCAATTATTCTGGATGGCAATGTTGTTGGCGGCATAGGTGTTTCTGGAGCAAAATCAGATGAAGATGTTGATATAGCTAGAGCTGGATTACTATCATTATAATTCATATCAATTAAATATCTTAAATAGAAAATTATATTGAGTATGGCCAGAATTAATAATTGGAGACATTATTATGTCTAATCACATAGAATCTGTTTTGATTGAGGACAGGGTTTTTAATCCTAAGAAGAATAATATTAAGGATAATAATTTTTTTATTAAGGATTTAGATGTTTATAAATCTTTGTGCCTAGAATCAGAGAATGATTATAAGTCATTTTGGAAAAAATATGCTTTGGATTTCTTAATTTGGCATAAATTGTTTACTAATGTTTTAGATGAGTCAGAAGCACCTCATTACAAATGGTTTACAGATGGTGAAATGAATGTTTCATTTAATTGTCTTGATGTTAATCTAACTAATGGAAATAAACATAAAACAGCTATTATTTTTGAGTCAGATGATGGCAAAGTAGAAAAAATTAGCTATATAGAATTATTTACGCGTGTTTGTAAATTTGCTAATGGTCTTAAAAAATTAGGTTATTGTAGTGGAGATAGATGCATTATATATATGCCTATGTCTATAGAAGTAGTTGTAGCTATGCAAGCATGTGCGAGATTAGGAATAATAATTTCAGTTGTTTTTGGTGGCTTTTCTTCCAAAAGCCTTCATGAAAGGATTGTTGATATTGGGGCTTCATTAGTTATAACAGCTGATAGTCAGAAACGTGGTGGAAAATATATACCATTGAAGGTTGCCGTAGATGATGCAATTGAGATGGGTGGGTGTGAAAGCATAAAAAACATTATTGTTTATAAACGTTCAGACAAGTGTGTTAGTTGGGATATAGATCGTGATTTATGGATGTCTGATGTTGAGGATACCCAGTCAGAATATTGTGAACCCACATTTGTAAATTCAGAGCATCCTTTATTTATTTTGTATACATCTGGTTCTACAGGTAAACCTAAAGGAGTGCAGCATTCTTCAGCTGGTTATCTACTTTGGTCTAAAATGAGTATGAATTGGACTTTTAATGCCAGTGATAGTGATGTATTTTGGTGTACTGCAGATATTGGCTGGATTACTGGGCATACTTATATATCATATGCTCCTTTAGCTTTAGGTATGACTCAGGTTATATTTGAAGGTATTCCAACTTATCCTGATTCTGGAAGATTTTGGAAGATGATATCTGATCATAAAGTTACAGTATTTTATACAGCTCCTACTGCTATAAGGTCGTTAATAAAATCATCTTCTAGCGATCAAGAGGTGCATCCTAAAAATTTTGATCTAAGCAGTTTGCGTATAATAGGTTCAGTTGGAGAGGCCATTAATCCAGAAACTTGGCTTTGGTATTATAAAAATGTTGGTAGAGAAAAATGTTCTGTAGTTGATACCTGGTGGCAAACTGAGACAGGTGGTCATATGATAACACCAATACCTGGTGTTACTCCATTGAAACCAGGATCTTGCACTTTACCTTTGCCAGGTATATCTGCTTCAGTAGTAGATGAAACAGGTGAAGATGTATTACCTGGGAAGGGTGGTTTTTTAGTAATAAAAAGACCTTGGCCTGGTATGATAAGAAA
The sequence above is drawn from the Candidatus Kinetoplastibacterium crithidii (ex Angomonas deanei ATCC 30255) genome and encodes:
- a CDS encoding leucyl aminopeptidase, whose translation is MEIYIENKTINISNIETESLGIGIYKNNILTSSAKEINENSNDFLKQILNNFNAELGNSIVLYNIPNIKAKSIVIIGLGDNDKYSLEEHNIAEESFFKTCIKHQIKECYSTIALEADPEKSILFIKNSIITAKGSVYKYTATIKNIEKTIELKKIVFITNNNNSKDIDRCLLEGTSISEGIYLAKQLGNLPSNICTPTYLANEAKKLEQEFSSIKTNILNIEDISKIGMKSFMSVAKGSNEPLKFIEIIYQSNRTKERPIIIIGKGITFDSGGISLKPSSSMEEMKYDMCGAAAVLGIIKSIAKLKINHNVIGLIPACENMPSGSANKPGDVIESMSGKTIEIINTDAEGRLVLCDALTYAKKYDPCLVIDMATLTGACVVSLGGIRTALFSNDKETTDLISSSSKKVLDYVWEMPLDNIYKKQLKSDFADIKNTGGYSAGCITAACFLSEFVDKYKWVHLDIAGTAWSKDNKKGATGRPVALITQFLLDKSNAN
- a CDS encoding LptF/LptG family permease, which codes for MSIFKKSFFYEINKNFAFVLSILIFIWFSIIIIRIFKENFLIDLSINNMFKMVFLHIITALPIIMTVSLFIAVIRTIMRSYRDSEMIVWMISGLSLKDVYNLVLTFSIPISLIIMIFSLFLSPIAYRKIEQIHRSSLEDSNLYKVSPGNFMEFNSGNIVFFAENINKNNEFSNVFVRLINHNEFILVTAKSLKIDKLLDCNNFFVMKGVSISNIGSNSSEITFTHFDEYEVCLDDFYNTNFNSSCFMSNKRFMKGLSTKRLFFENSNLSWSYIVGRISIPIVALNLSFLAIPLGKTNARNRSINFFIAVLLALVYFSIVGLFQLLVLRNSIGIIFGLISPHIIIYFLYLALVKSRIFM
- a CDS encoding C40 family peptidase, translated to MNISSIRTIIKKIFILIICINASSCCIQENPQNKVYIPQKIVLQTSSKKNIIFTKEALKQINKKYVYGGSSPQKGFDCSGLVYYCAKKSLNLNLPRTTKKLIKVGNQVSKRRVQTGDLVFFKTNHNQLHVGIYVKDDIFIHAPRTGKKIKFDNINSKYWSRKYITSRRICY
- a CDS encoding GlcG/HbpS family heme-binding protein, with translation MKTKIILSSCEVKKIISAAENYAVKNNFKVTIAVVDDGGHLLGMSRMDDAPAISSYIAPAKAKTSALARRDSKVYEDIINNGRYSFLSAPNLEGMLEGGVPIILDGNVVGGIGVSGAKSDEDVDIARAGLLSL
- the acs gene encoding acetate--CoA ligase, with translation MSNHIESVLIEDRVFNPKKNNIKDNNFFIKDLDVYKSLCLESENDYKSFWKKYALDFLIWHKLFTNVLDESEAPHYKWFTDGEMNVSFNCLDVNLTNGNKHKTAIIFESDDGKVEKISYIELFTRVCKFANGLKKLGYCSGDRCIIYMPMSIEVVVAMQACARLGIIISVVFGGFSSKSLHERIVDIGASLVITADSQKRGGKYIPLKVAVDDAIEMGGCESIKNIIVYKRSDKCVSWDIDRDLWMSDVEDTQSEYCEPTFVNSEHPLFILYTSGSTGKPKGVQHSSAGYLLWSKMSMNWTFNASDSDVFWCTADIGWITGHTYISYAPLALGMTQVIFEGIPTYPDSGRFWKMISDHKVTVFYTAPTAIRSLIKSSSSDQEVHPKNFDLSSLRIIGSVGEAINPETWLWYYKNVGREKCSVVDTWWQTETGGHMITPIPGVTPLKPGSCTLPLPGISASVVDETGEDVLPGKGGFLVIKRPWPGMIRNIWNDSERFKSSYFPEELRGYYLAGDGAQKDNDNYFWILGRIDDVLNVSGHRLGTMEIESALVSHELVSEAAVVGRPDITTGEAVVAFVVLKDKQPEGEEAIKIAKQLRDWVAKEIGPIAKPKDIRFGDNLPKTRSGKIMRRLLRLTANGEQITQDISTVENIHVLKSLSTVL